In a single window of the Salvelinus namaycush isolate Seneca chromosome 18, SaNama_1.0, whole genome shotgun sequence genome:
- the hmgcra gene encoding 3-hydroxy-3-methylglutaryl-CoA reductase a encodes MLTGLFRMHGMLVASHPWEVIVGTVTLTICMMSMNMFTGNDQICGWNYDCPKMEELVLSSDIIILTITRCIAIVYIYFQFQNLRQLGSKYILGIAGLFTIFSSFVFSTVVIHFLDKELTGLNEALPFFLLLIDLSKACALAKYALSSNSQDEVRDNIARGMAVLGPTFTLDALVECLVIGVGTMSGVRQLEIMCCFGCMSVLANYFVFMTFFPACVSLVLELSRESQEGHPIWQLSHFSRVMEEEEDNKPNPVTQRVKMIMSLGLVMVHAHSRWIADPLSLNSNLDVSQVDSMSLDNHLPKRIDPERPLWQFYMSRLVSMDIEQVICLGLALLLAVKYIFFEQVEHESTLSLKSPLSQGPDRAPRWSTDQCCRKEVAPPRPPKSPLRTATPTPPALAEATKEERAEVIRPLPTPTTEPQPTFRLGSMEEERESQAECPRAEPSQPSLPSDPRPLEECLTILKNPEMGARFLSDDEVVVLVNSKHIPSYKLEAMMERPERGVSIRRHMISSKLPNSSALSSLPYLDYDYSKVMGTCCENVIGYMPIPVGVAGPLHLDGKQFQVPMATTEGCLVASTNRGCRAISLGGGASSRILADGMTRGPVIRCPSACLAAEVKGWLESTDGFQAIKDAFDHTSRFARLQKLMIGLAGRNLYIRFQSRTGDAMGMNMISKGTEQALARLQEQYPELVVLAVSGNYCTDKKPAAINWIEGRGKSAVCEATIPAKVVREVLKTSTEALVDVNINKNLVGSAMAGSIGGYNAHAANLVAAIYIACGQDPAQTVGSSNCITLMETSGPTGEDLYISCTMPSIELGTVGGGTILAPQQACLQMLGVQGASQECPGENARQLARVVCGTVLAGELSLMAALAAGHLVKSHMTHNRSKVNLQETTPGTCTKKAS; translated from the exons ATGCTGACTGGTCTGTTCCGTATGCACGGCATGCTGGTGGCCTCCCACCCCTGGGAGGTGATCGTAGGCACTGTCACCCTCACCATCTGCATGATGTCCATGAACATGTTCACCGGCAACGACCAGATCTGTGGCTGGAACTACGACTGCCCCAAAATGGAGGAG CTGGTTCTAAGCAGTGACATCATCATTCTGACCATCACACGGTGCATAGCCATCGTGTACATCTACTTCCAGTTCCAGAATCTACGGCAACTAGGTTCCAAATATATTCTTG GTATCGCTGGACTATTCACCATATTCTCCAGCTTCGTATTCAGTACTGTCGTGATTCACTTCCTGGATAAAGAGCTCACTGGCCTCAA TGAGGCCTTACCTTTCTTCCTGCTTCTAATCGACCTCTCCAAAGCATGCGCTCTCGCCAAGTACGCACTCAGCTCTAACTCACAG GACGAGGTGCGCGACAACATCGCCCGTGGCATGGCAGTCCTGGGGCCCACGTTCACTCTGGATGCCCTGGTGGAATGCCTGGTGATCGGGGTGGGCACCATGTCAG GTGTACGACAGTTGGAGATCATGTGTTGTTTTGGCTGCATGTCTGTCCTGGCCAACTACTTTGTCTTCATGACATTCTTCCCTGCCTGCGTCTCCCTGGTCCTAGAG CTGTCCAGGGAGAGTCAGGAGGGTCACCCCATCTGGCAGCTGAGCCACTTCTCCCGCgtgatggaggaagaggaggataacAAGCCCAACCCTGTCACCCAGAGAGTCAAGATGATCATG TCTCTGGGCCTGGTAATGGTGCACGCCCACAGCCGTTGGATCGCCgaccctctctccctcaactccAACCTGGACGTCTCCCAGGTGGACTCCATGTCCCTGGACAACCATTTACCCAAGAGGATCGACCCCGAGAGACCCCTCTGGCAGTTCTACATGTCAAG GTTGGTCAGCATGGATATAGAGCAGGTGATCTGTCTGGGTCTGGCCCTGCTGCTGGCCGTCAAGTACATCTTCTTTGAACAAGTAGAGCATGAGTCCACCCTGTCTCTGAAGAGCCCCCTGTCCCAGGGGCCCGACCGTGCTCCCCGCTGGAGCACAGACCAGTGCTGCAGGAAGGAGGTTGCCCCTCCCCGCCCCCCCAAGTCCCCCCTCAGGACCGCCACCCCCACACCCCCCGCCCTGGCTGAGGCCACCAAGGAGGAGAGAG CCGAGGTGATCCGGCCGCTGCCTACCCCGACCACCGAACCCCAGCCCACCTTCCGTCTGGGCTctatggaggaggagagagagagccaggcggAGTGCCCCAGAGCAGAACCCTCTCAGCCCAGCCTACCCTCAGACCCCAGACCATTGGAGGAGTGCCTGACCATCCTGAAAAACCCTGAG ATGGGAGCCCGATTCCTGAGCGATGATGAGGTGGTGGTTCTGGTCAACTCTAAACACATCCCTTCCTACAAGCTGGAGGCCATGatggagagaccagagagaggggtaTCCATCCGTAGACACATGATCTCCTCCAAGCTCCCCAActcctctgccctctcctctcttccatacCTAGACTACGACTACTCTAAG GTGATGGGGACCTGCTGTGAGAATGTGATTGGATACATGCCCATTCCAGTAGGTGTGGCCGGGCCTCTTCACCTCGATGGGAAGCAGTTCCAGGTCCCCATGGCGACCACAGAAGGCTGCCTGGTGGCTAGCACCAACCGGGGCTGTCGTGCTATCTCC ttGGGTGGTGGTGCCAGCAGTCGTATCCTGGCAGACGGGATGACCCGGGGTCCTGTGATTAGGTGCCCGTCGGCCTGCCTGGCTGCAGAGGTCAAGGGCTGGCTGGAGAGCACCGACGGATTCCAGGCCATCAAGGACGCCTTCGACCACACCAGCAG GTTTGCTCGTCTGCAGAAGCTCATGATTGGTCTTGCTGGTAGAAACCTTTACATCCGCTTCCAGTCCAGAACAGGAGACGCCATGGGAATGAACATGATCTCTAAG GGAACAGAGCAGGCTCTGGCCAGGTTACAGGAGCAGTATCCTGAGCTGGTGGTTCTGGCAGTCAGTGGGAACTACTGCACCGACAAGAAGCCTGCAGCCATCAACTGGATCGAGGGCCGGGGAAAGTCTGCTGTGTGCGAGGCCACCATCCCAGCTAAAGTGGTCAGAGAG GTGTTGAAGACCAGCACTGAAGCCCTGGTTGATGTCAACATTAACAAGAACCTAGTAGGATCAGCCATGGCTGGAAGCATCGGTGGCTACAATGCCCACGCAGCCAACCTAGTGGCGGCCATCTACATCGCCTGTGGCCAG GACCCAGCCCAGACGGTGGGTAGCAGTAACTGCATCACTCTGATGGAGACGTCAGGGCCTACAGGAGAAGACCTCTACATCAGCTGTACCATGCCTTCCATAGAGCTGGGTACTGTAGGAGGAGGAACCATCCTGGCACCACAGCAAGCCTGTCTGCag ATGCTGGGCGTACAAGGTGCTAGTCAGGAGTGCCCTGGGGAGAACGCCAGGCAGCTGGCCAGGGTGGTGTGTGGCACGGTGTTGGCCGGTGAGCTGTCGCTCATGGCTGCCCTCGCCGCCGGGCACCTCGTCAAGAGTCACATGACCCACAACAG GTCCAAGGTAAACCTGCAGGAAACAACCCCAGGTACCTGTACCAAGAAGGCATCTTGA